One Oncorhynchus keta strain PuntledgeMale-10-30-2019 chromosome 34, Oket_V2, whole genome shotgun sequence genomic window, TTgtcgtggccgagtggttaaggcgatagACTAGAAATCTATTGGGATCTTCCCGCGCAGGTTCGAATCCTGCCGACAACGATTTGTTTTGTGTTGCATGCAGCCTGTTGAATCATAATATCTGGCTGTATCATTCTGTCAGTGGTATACTGCAAAAATTCATTATTATTGAAACTCAGTAAATGTTATCTAAGACATCTGTATATCTCTGTTGCATGCCGTCAATGTTATTGTATGTTTTACAGTTGTCATTATCTTAGGCAGGCCAAAATGGTAATTCACAGGAAGCCATAAAGTCTAGTAAATGAGCCTTTGGTAAAGCATGTATTTGATCAACGCTCTCTTTCGATCCCAATTTGTTCTTATGTGAAATATTTTACagtcttatgtccaacaataaaatgataaaatatatatattttgtatttttctcaGAAAAcgtggggggccaaataaaatcactagcaggccaccagttggggaaccctgttgtaATGTTAAGTGTGTGTAAGCATGGATCACATTTTAATATGACTCATTGTTTAACCTGGGCTGACAGATCGTGTGACTTTCGGGGTGGCCATGTTTGATGATCATGAATGGGACTCTTGTGATTACCTATTCTTCAGGTGAGCCTCCTCTCATTGGGCCGGATGTGTCTTTATGGGTTAACAAACTCTTTGCGGAATTTAAATATTGTTATTATCTTGAAACAAGTTTGAAGTTGTTCCAGAAAACCACAAATCCCAAATTTATCAGATTTGAACAGAAGAGGGCAGTGTAAACCTTTTATTTTGGGACTTCGTGAAAATAAACTGGAATAATCTTCATTTGATTCTTAATGTAAAATACCTTTTAAGTGAGGATTATGACTTTCACCTTGAATGATATCCACCCTTTCAGAGAAATGGGTAACTTTTTGCCAAAGTGAGAATTAATGGTTTAATTTAAAAcaaagtgatgtgtgtgtgtgtgtgtgtgtgtgtgtgtgtgtgtgtgtgtgtgtgtgtgtgtgtgtgtgtgtgtgtgtgtgtgtgtgtgtgtgtgtgtgtgtgtgtgtgtgtgtgtggttttttaACCTGTGCTCTGAGATCAGTGCATGGCAGATAGGAATTTCATAGGATAACTGGTACTAGTggatggagacagacagtcaaacaacacaacaatgcCACCTTGGGTGCCTCTCTGGTTCAATATTGTGTTGTTTCACTGACAGAGAGCTTGCCCATGATAACAAAGACACTTAAGCTTAGTTAATGCAGTGAAGTGGAAGACGTTATAACAGTAGCGCTGTAAGTATGCAGGCGTGGGTATTTGGCGCTCTTAACACCAAGACAGGAATTAAATTATTCTAGGCTACACTAATTTGATACTATTGGTGAGAGTCGACTTGAAATGCAAACTAAGACAATAGACAGAAGGGCTGTGCTCAAATGGGAGAAAAACATTTTAAAGTCGAAAAAGAGCATGTGCAGTGGCTGATGTTCCAAGCTTGTGGGTTTTGCTGTCGGTGTTCTGGTGGACACTTGGTGGTTTCAGGCTTTGTGCTGGAGTATAGAGGTTTTACTAAGTTGCTGAGAGACTAGAGCTCCTCTACAAGACATGGGGGGATTCATTTATCATTCAAATGTGCTTGTTAAATGCAACATAACGTATTGTGCAAATGATGCTGAAATGAAGCTTTAGGATGGACATGCTTACCATCCTTACCATACTTCCATGTCCATTGTGTCTTGTCTAATTTGTCTTTCCACCCAAATGTATTATTTCAGCTGTAAATTGCAGGTTAACTCTTGGATGCTGGTTTTGTTCCATGCACATGACCAATTTGGGTCAAGTACTTTGTGAATTTAGTACTACTTATCCTATCTATAACTCTACATACCAGTATTATACTGTGAGATAAATTAATCTATTCATCTAGCTCATTGCTTAGCTAACCAGCcctttctctttctatctccgCAGGAGCAACATGCGAGACTGTCAGAAGCTGCTGGCCAAGCTGAGGAGAAGAAAGGGGGCGCGGGTATACGCCTGCCAGTGTAGCTGGCACTCTGCTCGAGACCTCACCGACCTGAGAGAACAGCACCA contains:
- the LOC118367534 gene encoding cilia- and flagella-associated protein 418-like; translated protein: MLDDDFDSLELNTGQLPKTAKTKSLPQATRKSNMRDCQKLLAKLRRRKGARVYACQCSWHSARDLTDLREQHQLKWVCGKHDV